Within bacterium, the genomic segment CAGGTCGTTGATTCGAAAATTCCGCCATCTGCATTGCTCCTGTCCTGGCCCGGACCCCCGCTCCCTGCGGCGGCCGCGCGGCCGGTGAGACCTAGACTTCGATTCCGCCGTCCCTGAGCCCGCGGGCCAGGGCGGCGACACGCCCGTGGTAGAGATAACCGTTGCGGTCGAAGACCATGCTGGTGATCCCCTTCTCCTTCGCCTGCGCGGCGACGTCGCGACCGACGCTGTAGGCCATGGCGCACTTGCCGGCGATGCCCTCGGGCACCTCGGCGGCGGCGGCGGCCTTCTTGCCGTTGCTGGCCAGGAGGGTCACCCGCGCATCGTCGTCGACGACCTGGGCGTAGATGTTCTTGTGGCTGCGGGTGACGGTCACCCGGGGCCGTTCGGCGGTCCCGGCGATCTTCTTGCGGATGGAAATCTTCCGCCGCTTCCGGATCCGGATCCGCTTGCTCGCGACACTGCTCATTGGTTCACCTCTTTGTGACCGGTCGCCCGGCTACTTGCCCGCGGCCTTGCCGGCCTTGCGGATCACTTGCTCGCCCACGTACCGGATGCCCTTGCCCTTGTAGGGCTCGGGCTTGCGGTAGGAGCGGATCTCGGCGGCCACCTGGCCCACCTGCTGCTTGTCGATGCCCGTGACGTCGATGTGCGTCGCGTCCGGACAGTTGATCTCGATGCCCGCGGGAATCGGGTACTCGATCGGGTGGCTGTACTGCAGCTGCAGGTCGAGGACCTGGCCCTTGACCTGGGCGCGGTAACCGACACCGATGATCTCCAGCTTCTTCGTGAAGCCCTCAGTCACGCCGGTGACCTGGTTGGCGATCAGCGCCCGGACCAGCCCGTGGCGGGCCTTGGTGGTCTTGCTCTCGTCGGGCCGCACGACCGTCAGCTGGCCGTCCTTCTCCTCGAAGGACAGTCCCGCGGGGATGTGCTGCTTGTGCTCACCCTTGGGCCCCTTCACCGTCGAGGTGGTGCCGTCGATGCTGACGGTGACCCCGCTCGGGATGGGAATCGGGTTGTTACCAATCCGAGACATTGCTCTTTCCTCCGCAATACGTGAACCGGCGGC encodes:
- a CDS encoding 50S ribosomal protein L18, yielding MSSVASKRIRIRKRRKISIRKKIAGTAERPRVTVTRSHKNIYAQVVDDDARVTLLASNGKKAAAAAEVPEGIAGKCAMAYSVGRDVAAQAKEKGITSMVFDRNGYLYHGRVAALARGLRDGGIEV
- the rplF gene encoding 50S ribosomal protein L6, whose amino-acid sequence is MSRIGNNPIPIPSGVTVSIDGTTSTVKGPKGEHKQHIPAGLSFEEKDGQLTVVRPDESKTTKARHGLVRALIANQVTGVTEGFTKKLEIIGVGYRAQVKGQVLDLQLQYSHPIEYPIPAGIEINCPDATHIDVTGIDKQQVGQVAAEIRSYRKPEPYKGKGIRYVGEQVIRKAGKAAGK